From Pseudarthrobacter equi, a single genomic window includes:
- the metK gene encoding methionine adenosyltransferase translates to MTLPLHLHQTSGATPSSLRLFTSESVTEGHPDKICDQISDAILDALLAADPESRVAVETMATTGLVHVAGEVTTDAYVEIPQIVRETILGIGYDSSANGFDGARCGVSVSIGQQSNDIAGGVFNSLEAREGRQEDDYDLQGAGDQGLMFGYASDETPSYMPTPIWLAHRLSERLTEVRKSGELAYLRPDGKTQVTVGYDHDRPVSVETVVISSQHAEGASLEQLRADLASVVIKPVLAAANLDISRAANILNPAGEFVIGGPVGDAGLTGRKIIVDTYGGMARHGGGAFSGKDPSKVDRSAAYAMRWVAKNVVAAGLAKRAEIQIAYAIGQARPVGTYVETFGTETVDPAQISAAIAEIFDLRPRAIIDALDLKRPIYAKTAAHGHFGRDDPDFTWERLDRVEDLKAYFNA, encoded by the coding sequence GTGACTTTACCGCTGCACCTTCACCAGACCTCCGGGGCTACGCCCTCGTCCCTTCGGCTCTTCACCTCGGAGTCCGTCACCGAAGGCCACCCGGACAAGATCTGCGACCAGATCAGTGACGCCATCCTGGACGCCCTCCTTGCGGCCGATCCGGAGTCGCGCGTAGCCGTGGAAACCATGGCCACCACCGGGCTGGTGCACGTGGCCGGCGAAGTCACCACAGACGCCTACGTGGAGATCCCGCAGATTGTCCGGGAGACCATCCTTGGCATCGGCTACGACTCGTCCGCCAACGGCTTCGACGGCGCACGCTGTGGAGTGTCGGTGTCCATCGGGCAGCAGTCCAATGACATCGCCGGCGGAGTGTTCAATTCCCTCGAGGCCCGTGAAGGACGCCAGGAGGACGACTACGACCTCCAGGGCGCCGGCGACCAGGGCCTGATGTTCGGGTATGCGAGCGACGAAACGCCGTCCTACATGCCCACCCCCATCTGGCTGGCGCACCGGCTGTCCGAACGCCTCACGGAAGTCCGCAAATCCGGCGAACTTGCTTACCTGCGCCCCGATGGCAAGACCCAGGTCACGGTAGGTTACGACCACGACAGGCCTGTGTCTGTTGAAACCGTGGTGATCTCGAGCCAGCACGCTGAGGGCGCCAGCCTGGAGCAGCTCCGGGCCGACCTCGCTTCCGTCGTCATCAAACCAGTCCTCGCCGCAGCGAACCTCGACATTTCCCGGGCGGCCAACATCCTCAACCCCGCCGGCGAATTCGTCATCGGCGGTCCCGTGGGTGACGCCGGCCTGACCGGCCGCAAGATCATCGTCGACACCTATGGCGGCATGGCCCGCCACGGCGGCGGCGCATTCTCCGGCAAGGACCCGTCAAAGGTGGACCGTTCTGCCGCGTACGCCATGCGATGGGTCGCCAAGAACGTCGTGGCCGCCGGACTGGCCAAGCGCGCCGAGATCCAGATCGCGTACGCGATCGGCCAGGCCCGCCCCGTAGGCACCTACGTTGAAACGTTCGGCACCGAGACGGTTGACCCTGCACAGATCAGTGCGGCCATCGCCGAGATCTTCGATCTCCGCCCGCGGGCCATCATCGACGCCCTGGACCTGAAGCGCCCCATCTACGCCAAGACGGCAGCGCACGGACACTTCGGCCGGGACGATCCCGACTTCACCTGGGAACGCCTTGACCGCGTTGAGGACCTGAAGGCCTACTTCAACGCCTAG